The Oscillospiraceae bacterium genome includes a region encoding these proteins:
- the argF gene encoding ornithine carbamoyltransferase, with product MNLKGKDFLKLLDLSAEEIGGLIALAAQLKAQKKAGIPHKLCEGKNIALIFEKTSTRTRCAFEVAARDLGMGVTYLDPTGSQIGKKESIADTARVLAGMFDGIEYRGFGQEIVEELAKYSDVPVWNGLTNEFHPTQILADFLTMQEHFGHLKGIHLVYMGDARYNMGNSLLVGCAKMGLDCTLCAPASYFPDPALIKTCEEIAEKSGATLKFETDPIKATKGADVLYTDVWVSMGEPVSVWQERVNDLAPYQVNEKIMANAGDKAIFMHCLPAYHDLKTQIGRETGEKFSRDCMEVTDAVFEGKQSVVFAEAENRMHTIKAVMAATLG from the coding sequence ATGAACTTAAAGGGCAAAGATTTTTTGAAACTGCTGGACTTGTCGGCGGAAGAGATCGGCGGGCTGATTGCGCTGGCGGCGCAATTGAAAGCGCAGAAAAAAGCCGGCATCCCGCATAAGCTCTGCGAAGGGAAAAATATCGCGCTGATCTTTGAAAAGACCAGCACCCGCACGCGCTGCGCCTTTGAAGTCGCCGCGCGTGACCTCGGCATGGGCGTGACCTATCTCGACCCGACGGGTTCGCAGATCGGCAAAAAAGAGAGCATCGCCGATACCGCAAGGGTGCTTGCGGGTATGTTCGACGGCATAGAATACCGGGGTTTCGGGCAGGAGATTGTCGAGGAACTGGCGAAATACTCCGATGTGCCGGTCTGGAACGGGTTGACCAACGAATTCCATCCGACCCAGATTCTGGCCGATTTTCTGACGATGCAAGAACATTTCGGACATTTAAAAGGAATTCACCTTGTCTATATGGGCGACGCGCGTTATAATATGGGTAACTCGCTTTTGGTCGGCTGCGCCAAGATGGGGCTTGACTGCACCCTCTGCGCGCCTGCAAGCTACTTTCCCGACCCTGCGCTCATCAAAACCTGCGAAGAAATCGCCGAAAAAAGCGGCGCAACACTCAAGTTCGAGACCGATCCGATCAAGGCGACCAAGGGCGCGGATGTGCTTTACACCGATGTCTGGGTCTCGATGGGCGAGCCGGTTTCGGTCTGGCAGGAGCGCGTGAACGACCTCGCGCCTTATCAGGTCAACGAAAAGATCATGGCAAACGCGGGGGACAAGGCGATTTTTATGCACTGTCTGCCGGCCTACCATGACTTGAAAACCCAAATCGGCCGAGAAACGGGCGAGAAGTTTTCACGTGATTGCATGGAGGTCACCGACGCGGTATTCGAAGGGAAACAGTCGGTGGTGTTCGCCGAGGCCGAGAACCGTATGCATACGATCAAAGCCGTGATGGCGGCTACTTTAGGATAG